Sequence from the Rhodospirillaceae bacterium genome:
TTTCGGCCTGCAAAAGCAGGGAGCAAATCCCTGTGAGCATTGCCAATAGTTCAAGGGCAATCAGGTCTTTCTGTCTTGCCATGACTGCAGGGTCCATTTTGCTCGCACCGTTTCAGGTAAGGGCCGCTTCTCTGGAAGAGGAGCTGGCGAATTTTATCTACCTTCATCCGTTGGTGAAGGCGGGTAAGGCATCGGCGCAATCAGCAGAGCAGGGAGTCAAGTTATCGAAGGCCGGCTATCTGCCGACCTTGCAGGCGACGGCTACCGCTGGCCCTCAACATATTGACAACCCGACCACCCGGCTGTCTGATAAAGATTGGCAGCGAACCATGCAGACGGTCGGGCTGACCCTGACCCAGAACGTCTATAACGGATACCTGACCCACTCGACTGTCAGAACGGCCCGGTTGAACAAGGCGCTGTCCCTGATTACCCTTGAAGGCACCCTGCAGAACACTTTGTTTGAGGGAACGTCCACCTATGTTGATGTGCTTCGCCAATTACGCCTTGTCCAACTGGCGCACGGCAATGAAGCAACAATTGTCCGGCAATTAAATCTTGAAGACGAACGGGTGCAGCGCGGATCAGGTATTGCCGTTGACGTCTTGCAGGCGAAATCCCGTTTGCAGATCGCCAAGGAACGCCGGGTTACCTTTGAAGGCGCCCTTGAAGATGCAGTCAGTCGATACATTCAGGTCTTTGATCACGTTCCGGATCTTGAAACCATGACAGACCCGGTGCCGCCGGTGGAAATGATTCCCAGTGATTTGTACAAGACCATTGAAATCGCCATCCAGGAAAATCCGGCCATTTCAAACAGCGCCGTTACGGTCGAGATGACGCGTGAGCGCCGCCGTACGGTGATGTCTGAGTATGCGCCGGTTGTCGATGTTGTCAGCACCGCCAACTATGAAAAACATAATGCCGGAACATTAGGGACGCGGCGGGATTATTCTGTTCAATTACAGGCCAACTGGAACTTGTTCACCGGGTTGACGACCAGCGATAGTCTGACCCAGGTTGCCTACGATTTTGGCACCAGTCGCTCGAACCACGACCAGACCATCGACAAGATTATCGAGCAAGTGAAATTATCCTGGCAGGCGTTGCTGACTGCCCGTTCCCGCCTTGAGCTTTTGGAAAATGCGGTCAACATCGCAACGGAAGTTTTTATTTCGCGAAAGAAATTGCGTGAAGCAGGCAAGGAAACGGTGATCAACGTTCTGGATGCGGAAA
This genomic interval carries:
- a CDS encoding TolC family protein encodes the protein MTAGSILLAPFQVRAASLEEELANFIYLHPLVKAGKASAQSAEQGVKLSKAGYLPTLQATATAGPQHIDNPTTRLSDKDWQRTMQTVGLTLTQNVYNGYLTHSTVRTARLNKALSLITLEGTLQNTLFEGTSTYVDVLRQLRLVQLAHGNEATIVRQLNLEDERVQRGSGIAVDVLQAKSRLQIAKERRVTFEGALEDAVSRYIQVFDHVPDLETMTDPVPPVEMIPSDLYKTIEIAIQENPAISNSAVTVEMTRERRRTVMSEYAPVVDVVSTANYEKHNAGTLGTRRDYSVQLQANWNLFTGLTTSDSLTQVAYDFGTSRSNHDQTIDKIIEQVKLSWQALLTARSRLELLENAVNIATEVFISRKKLREAGKETVINVLDAENEVSNAQINFTAASYEERLAIYQLLLAMGRLNPSHLNLAMKN